Proteins found in one Anaerolineales bacterium genomic segment:
- a CDS encoding aconitase X catalytic domain-containing protein translates to MNLTPEEQAMLDGGRGRAAQTAMRILSALGKIYGARRMLPVRSVQVAGVSYDNLGEAGLEWLTEMADGGGNVRVPTTLNPAGMDLEDWRALGIPEDFAAKQLRVIDSFVRMGVTPTCTCTPYLAGNRPDAGETIAWAESSAVCYANAVLGARTNREGGPSALAAALTGRTPEYGMHLDENRRPRIAFAVSARLEGSADFGALGKAIGIRLETLGHKAIPWITGVGRPSLEELKSLCASIATYGGLAMFHIPDVTPEAGRHAPPRESFVVTAEDLQAARRSLNDEIRDVDFLSLGCPHLTLEEVARIAELLREKRVTREFWITTSRPVKLEADRLGYSQTILRSGAKFAVDTCCVVAPIRGRFRAMATDSAKACYYAASKNGFQTRFLDFDAVVAAAVKP, encoded by the coding sequence ATGAATCTCACACCCGAAGAACAAGCCATGCTCGACGGCGGGCGCGGCCGCGCCGCGCAAACGGCGATGCGGATCCTTTCCGCATTGGGGAAAATCTACGGCGCGCGGCGCATGCTCCCGGTGCGTTCGGTGCAGGTCGCCGGCGTGAGCTACGACAACCTGGGCGAGGCCGGGCTTGAGTGGCTGACGGAGATGGCCGACGGCGGGGGGAACGTGCGCGTCCCGACCACGCTCAATCCGGCCGGCATGGACCTGGAAGATTGGCGCGCGCTCGGCATCCCGGAGGATTTCGCCGCCAAACAGCTGCGGGTCATCGACTCCTTCGTCCGCATGGGCGTCACCCCGACCTGCACTTGCACGCCGTATCTGGCGGGAAACCGGCCGGATGCGGGCGAGACGATCGCCTGGGCGGAGAGCAGCGCCGTCTGCTACGCCAACGCCGTCCTCGGCGCGCGGACCAACCGCGAAGGCGGTCCGAGCGCGCTGGCGGCCGCGCTGACCGGCCGGACTCCCGAGTACGGGATGCATCTGGATGAAAACCGCCGCCCGCGGATCGCCTTCGCCGTCTCGGCCCGCCTGGAGGGGAGCGCGGATTTCGGCGCCCTCGGCAAAGCGATCGGCATTCGGCTGGAAACGCTCGGACACAAAGCGATCCCCTGGATCACCGGAGTCGGCCGGCCGTCCCTCGAAGAGCTGAAATCCCTCTGCGCCAGCATCGCCACCTACGGCGGACTGGCGATGTTCCACATCCCGGACGTCACCCCGGAAGCGGGCCGGCACGCCCCGCCCCGGGAATCCTTCGTCGTGACGGCGGAGGACCTGCAGGCCGCCCGGCGTTCGCTCAACGACGAAATCCGGGATGTCGATTTCCTTTCGCTCGGGTGCCCGCATCTCACCCTGGAGGAGGTCGCGCGCATCGCCGAACTCCTCCGCGAAAAGCGGGTGACGCGCGAATTCTGGATCACCACCTCGCGGCCGGTCAAACTCGAGGCGGACCGGTTGGGGTATTCGCAGACCATCCTGCGCAGCGGGGCGAAGTTCGCGGTGGATACCTGTTGCGTGGTGGCTCCGATCCGCGGGCGGTTCCGCGCCATGGCCACCGACAGCGCCAAGGCCTGCTATTACGCCGCGTCGAAGAACGGATTCCAAACGCGGTTTCTGGATTTCGACGCGGTCGTCGCCGCGGCGGTGAAGCCGTGA
- a CDS encoding DUF126 domain-containing protein: MSGQQPFAGYPLRGRTIHPGSAEGEALVSRMGISFFGGVDPDSGIVVEKGHDLEGKCVTGKVLVFPTGKGSTVGSYTLYRMKKQGTAPAAVLNSDCEAITAVGCILAEIPCLDRLPLERIASGDRLRVDGEGGRVDQIRSTAEKSGEP, encoded by the coding sequence GTGAGCGGCCAACAGCCCTTCGCAGGATATCCGCTCCGGGGCCGCACGATTCATCCGGGATCGGCCGAGGGCGAAGCGCTGGTCAGCCGGATGGGGATTTCCTTCTTCGGCGGCGTGGATCCCGACAGCGGGATCGTCGTCGAAAAAGGGCACGACCTGGAGGGGAAGTGCGTGACCGGCAAGGTGCTGGTATTCCCCACCGGGAAAGGGTCAACGGTCGGCTCTTACACGCTGTACCGGATGAAGAAGCAGGGCACCGCCCCGGCCGCCGTGCTCAACTCCGATTGCGAAGCGATCACCGCGGTCGGGTGCATTCTGGCCGAGATCCCCTGCCTCGACCGTCTGCCGCTCGAACGGATCGCCTCGGGCGACCGCCTGCGCGTGGATGGCGAGGGAGGCCGCGTGGATCAAATCCGTTCAACGGCTGAGAAGTCAGGAGAACCATGA